A stretch of the Azorhizobium caulinodans ORS 571 genome encodes the following:
- a CDS encoding alpha/beta fold hydrolase, producing MHVTTKDGIRLHVEEAGEGTPILFVHEFGGNHMSWEPQMRFFARRHRCITYAARGYAPSDIPSDMEQYSQALAADDAVAVLDGLGIGKAHIVGLSMGGFATVHFGLRTPERALSLTVAGAGYGCEKEFEEYFRGVSREVADNFERQGAKEFSKIYALGASRVQFQNKDPRGWKEFADRLATHSDLGAAMTMRGVQARRPSFWDLEEGLKSMNVPTLIMVGDEDDHCLQPGIFLKKTIPASGLCVFPKTGHTLNLEEPAAFNAQLAEFIAQVEAGRWLPRDPRAIPGQIMRTN from the coding sequence ATGCATGTGACCACGAAGGACGGCATCCGCCTGCATGTGGAAGAGGCGGGCGAGGGCACCCCCATCCTCTTCGTCCATGAGTTCGGCGGCAATCACATGAGCTGGGAGCCGCAGATGCGGTTCTTCGCCCGCCGCCACCGCTGCATCACCTATGCGGCGCGGGGCTATGCGCCGTCCGACATTCCGAGCGACATGGAGCAGTATTCGCAGGCGCTTGCCGCAGACGATGCGGTGGCGGTGCTGGACGGCCTCGGCATCGGGAAGGCGCACATCGTCGGCCTCTCCATGGGCGGGTTTGCCACCGTCCATTTCGGCCTGCGCACGCCCGAGCGCGCCCTCTCGCTCACCGTGGCCGGGGCCGGCTATGGCTGCGAGAAGGAGTTTGAAGAGTATTTCCGGGGCGTCTCGCGGGAGGTGGCGGACAATTTCGAGCGCCAGGGCGCCAAGGAATTCTCCAAAATCTATGCGCTGGGCGCGAGCCGCGTGCAGTTCCAGAACAAGGATCCGCGCGGCTGGAAAGAGTTTGCCGACCGCCTCGCCACCCATTCGGACCTCGGCGCGGCCATGACCATGCGCGGCGTTCAGGCCCGCCGCCCCTCCTTCTGGGATCTGGAAGAGGGGCTGAAATCCATGAACGTGCCGACCCTCATCATGGTCGGCGATGAGGACGACCATTGCCTCCAGCCGGGCATCTTCCTCAAGAAGACCATCCCGGCGAGCGGCCTGTGCGTCTTCCCCAAGACCGGCCACACGCTGAATCTGGAAGAGCCCGCCGCCTTCAACGCGCAACTGGCGGAGTTCATTGCGCAGGTGGAGGCGGGGCGCTGGCTGCCGCGCGATCCCCGCGCCATTCCCGGCCAGATCATGCGGACGAACTGA
- a CDS encoding pyridoxal phosphate-dependent aminotransferase has protein sequence MSSASQRNRYFDALSSTPGLMWLGQNTNHIPAHPAVKAAMIAAIEEGAFNAYAPPLGFEALRAAIVADLGTPGAEALVTEGGVSALAMVCRAYCRPGTTFVTTDPTWKWPCLFAKQAGAEVIEIPIYDPACNYRLTPEALKAAVDERTAIIYLVDPNNPLGIRYTREEIEAFAAIARDCGAMLVHDCTYRDFADGHYPALLAAPEGAIVSLSFSKWLGLAGLRVGALVAAPAVLEACAERATSVLGASVIAQRAAEAGLKVKPEWMGEVRRIDRANKAKIKEAASAIEGFALPVYPSHGNFLVLETIGAGIRPEALVEAARREKMMIRQGTYHTARFGDRFVKVSTSVPEGWVDAFCAQLPALVATARTLNDIGPQF, from the coding sequence ATGTCATCCGCCAGCCAGCGCAATCGCTATTTCGATGCGCTCTCCAGCACGCCCGGCCTCATGTGGCTGGGGCAGAACACCAATCACATCCCGGCCCATCCGGCGGTGAAGGCGGCGATGATCGCGGCCATCGAGGAAGGCGCCTTCAACGCCTATGCCCCGCCGCTGGGCTTCGAGGCGCTGCGCGCGGCCATCGTCGCGGATCTCGGCACGCCCGGGGCCGAGGCGCTTGTGACGGAGGGCGGCGTCTCCGCCCTCGCCATGGTGTGCCGCGCCTATTGCCGGCCGGGCACCACCTTCGTCACCACTGATCCCACATGGAAGTGGCCCTGCCTCTTTGCGAAGCAGGCGGGCGCGGAGGTGATCGAGATCCCCATCTATGATCCCGCCTGCAACTATCGCCTCACGCCCGAGGCGCTGAAAGCGGCGGTGGATGAGCGCACCGCCATCATCTATCTCGTGGACCCCAACAATCCGCTCGGCATCCGCTACACGCGCGAGGAGATCGAGGCCTTCGCGGCCATCGCTCGCGACTGCGGCGCCATGCTGGTGCACGACTGCACCTATCGCGATTTCGCGGATGGGCATTATCCGGCGCTGCTCGCCGCGCCAGAAGGCGCCATTGTCTCGCTCTCCTTCTCCAAATGGCTTGGTCTTGCCGGCCTGCGCGTGGGCGCGCTGGTGGCGGCGCCCGCCGTGCTGGAGGCCTGCGCCGAGCGGGCGACCAGCGTGCTGGGCGCCAGCGTCATCGCCCAGCGGGCGGCCGAGGCGGGGCTGAAGGTGAAGCCCGAATGGATGGGAGAGGTGCGCCGCATCGATCGCGCCAACAAGGCGAAGATCAAGGAGGCTGCGTCCGCCATCGAAGGCTTCGCGTTGCCGGTCTATCCCTCGCACGGCAATTTCCTCGTGCTGGAAACCATCGGCGCCGGCATCCGGCCCGAGGCACTGGTGGAAGCGGCCCGGCGCGAGAAGATGATGATCCGGCAGGGAACCTATCACACGGCGCGCTTCGGCGACCGCTTCGTGAAAGTGAGCACCTCGGTCCCGGAGGGCTGGGTGGATGCCTTCTGCGCGCAGCTTCCCGCGCTCGTCGCCACCGCCCGCACGCTCAACGACATCGGCCCCCAGTTCTGA
- a CDS encoding SAM-dependent methyltransferase, whose translation MSREAPARGIGPFILKRLLSRLSRGRLTVILPSGGRIESAMRAPGPEATLVLHNWRTFRRFAARGQVGFAEAYMAGEWSSSDPAALIELAAINIERLEAALSGFWPVRLARRLTHARRANTKKGSRKNISFHYDLGNDFYRLWLDPSMTYSSAIFEPPTLSLEEAQDAKLARIGSWLDIGAAGTRILEIGCGWGALASKLAHMGAHVTGLTLSKEQLAFAQERIAREGMAERVDLRLQDYRDVVGQFDRIVSIEMLEAVGEQYWPVYFGAIKKHLVPGGVAVLQGITIDEPRYEGYRANPDFIQHYIFPGGMLPTKEIMAAQAKAAGLVLEKVESFGLSYAMTLAEWRRRFLAAWPAIEKMGFDTTFKRLWEYYLAYCEGGFRAGVIDVSLYRLRA comes from the coding sequence GTGTCGCGTGAAGCCCCCGCGCGGGGCATCGGCCCCTTCATCCTGAAGCGCCTGCTGTCGCGCCTGTCCCGTGGGCGGCTGACGGTGATTCTCCCCTCCGGCGGGCGGATCGAGAGCGCGATGCGCGCGCCGGGGCCGGAAGCAACCCTCGTTCTCCACAACTGGCGCACCTTCCGCCGCTTCGCCGCGCGCGGGCAGGTGGGCTTTGCCGAAGCCTATATGGCGGGGGAATGGAGCAGCTCCGATCCGGCGGCGCTCATCGAGCTTGCGGCCATCAATATCGAGCGGCTGGAGGCGGCGCTCAGCGGCTTCTGGCCGGTGCGGCTCGCGCGTCGCCTCACCCACGCCCGGCGCGCCAACACAAAGAAGGGCAGCCGGAAGAACATCTCCTTCCACTACGATCTCGGCAACGATTTCTACCGCCTCTGGCTCGATCCCTCGATGACCTATTCAAGCGCCATCTTCGAGCCGCCGACGCTCTCCCTCGAGGAGGCACAGGACGCGAAGCTCGCCCGGATCGGTAGCTGGCTCGATATCGGTGCCGCGGGCACCCGCATTCTTGAGATCGGCTGCGGCTGGGGCGCGCTCGCCTCCAAGCTCGCGCACATGGGTGCCCATGTGACCGGACTGACCCTCTCCAAGGAACAGCTTGCCTTCGCCCAGGAGCGGATCGCGCGCGAGGGCATGGCCGAGCGCGTGGACCTGCGCCTTCAGGATTATCGCGATGTGGTGGGGCAGTTCGACCGCATCGTCTCCATCGAGATGCTGGAGGCGGTGGGCGAGCAATACTGGCCGGTCTATTTCGGAGCCATCAAGAAGCATCTCGTGCCCGGTGGCGTCGCGGTCCTGCAAGGCATCACCATCGACGAGCCGCGCTATGAGGGCTACCGCGCCAATCCGGACTTCATCCAGCACTATATCTTTCCCGGTGGCATGCTGCCGACCAAGGAGATCATGGCCGCGCAGGCGAAGGCGGCGGGCCTCGTGCTGGAGAAGGTGGAGAGTTTCGGCCTCAGCTATGCCATGACGCTCGCCGAATGGCGCCGCCGCTTCCTTGCCGCCTGGCCGGCCATCGAGAAGATGGGCTTCGACACCACCTTTAAGCGCCTCTGGGAGTATTATCTCGCTTATTGCGAGGGGGGCTTCCGCGCCGGTGTGATCGACGTTTCGCTCTATCGCCTGCGGGCCTGA
- a CDS encoding cupin domain-containing protein, whose translation MTASAKITTPVMDMADLPPQSALAPASEAEARARYFNSGNAFNIKLPPVPGGVFTEPARQALSADTATGFIACDQSAAMGCAFPVTSPLMLARYAVIGAGEHLVADFEATGSIWYVIEGKGRAVQGGETIAFAKGDVFLLTGAPAALEAATRTVLWVVTNEPQLAFDADRRPTEEARPVDPVHYPAAEIARQIEIIYGAAPNAQTSGMALIFSSDRQQAARNILPTLTLSLNTLPPKTHQKAHRHNSAALTLVLNGDDSYSMVGGVRCDWSPFATLVTPPGAPHSHHNGGDSRALFLIVQDGGLHYHARTMGFEFLE comes from the coding sequence ATGACCGCTTCCGCCAAGATCACCACGCCCGTGATGGACATGGCGGATCTGCCGCCGCAGAGCGCGCTCGCCCCGGCGAGCGAGGCGGAAGCGCGGGCGCGCTATTTCAATTCGGGCAATGCCTTCAACATCAAGCTGCCGCCGGTCCCCGGCGGCGTCTTCACCGAACCTGCGCGACAGGCCCTCTCGGCCGATACGGCCACCGGCTTCATCGCCTGCGACCAGTCGGCCGCCATGGGCTGCGCCTTTCCCGTGACCTCGCCGCTCATGCTGGCCCGCTATGCGGTCATCGGGGCGGGCGAGCACCTCGTTGCGGATTTCGAGGCCACCGGCTCCATCTGGTACGTCATCGAAGGGAAGGGCCGGGCGGTTCAGGGCGGCGAGACCATTGCGTTCGCCAAGGGCGACGTGTTCCTGCTCACCGGCGCGCCGGCGGCGCTAGAGGCCGCCACGCGCACCGTGCTCTGGGTGGTCACGAACGAGCCTCAGCTTGCCTTCGATGCCGACCGCCGGCCGACGGAAGAGGCCCGCCCGGTCGATCCCGTGCATTATCCGGCCGCCGAGATCGCCCGGCAGATCGAGATCATCTATGGCGCGGCGCCAAACGCCCAGACCTCGGGCATGGCGCTGATCTTCTCCTCCGACCGCCAGCAGGCGGCGCGCAACATCCTGCCGACGCTCACGCTGTCGCTGAACACCCTGCCCCCGAAGACGCACCAGAAAGCGCACCGGCACAATTCGGCGGCGCTCACCCTCGTGCTGAACGGGGACGACAGCTATTCCATGGTTGGCGGCGTGCGCTGCGACTGGTCGCCCTTCGCGACGCTGGTGACGCCGCCCGGCGCCCCGCATTCCCATCACAATGGCGGCGACAGCAGGGCGCTGTTCCTCATCGTGCAGGACGGCGGGCTGCACTATCACGCCCGCACCATGGGGTTCGAGTTTCTGGAGTGA
- a CDS encoding SDR family oxidoreductase, with product MKLDLTNKTALITGASKGIGLAVAQVFAAEGCHLHLAARNGEAMAQAKSELEAAHGVRVTVHALDLSSTEAMEKLAEDVGYVDILINNAGDIPAGSLEIVDDAAWRRGFDLKVFGYITLARAFYKKMRGKDGVIVNVIGNSGENWDASYIAGSTGNAALMSFTKALGGASLNEGVRVVGVNPGPVATDRMLKIMKRKAIDMLGDESRWEELFDKYPGKRPATSEEVADLVAFLASPRAGYITGTNVTIDGGISARGSVI from the coding sequence TTGAAGTTGGACCTCACGAACAAGACCGCCCTGATCACCGGCGCCTCGAAGGGCATCGGCCTTGCGGTGGCACAGGTGTTTGCTGCCGAGGGCTGCCACCTGCATCTGGCCGCCCGCAATGGCGAGGCGATGGCGCAGGCCAAGAGCGAGCTGGAAGCCGCCCACGGCGTGCGCGTTACCGTGCATGCGCTCGATCTGTCGTCCACCGAGGCCATGGAGAAGCTGGCCGAGGACGTGGGCTATGTGGACATTCTGATCAACAATGCCGGCGACATCCCTGCCGGCTCGCTGGAGATCGTGGACGATGCCGCCTGGCGGCGCGGCTTCGATCTCAAGGTCTTCGGCTACATCACGCTGGCCCGCGCCTTCTATAAGAAGATGCGCGGCAAGGATGGCGTGATCGTCAATGTCATCGGCAATTCCGGCGAGAACTGGGATGCGAGCTATATCGCCGGCTCCACCGGCAATGCCGCGCTCATGTCCTTCACCAAGGCGCTCGGCGGCGCGAGCCTCAATGAGGGCGTGCGCGTGGTGGGCGTCAATCCGGGGCCGGTGGCGACGGATCGCATGCTCAAGATCATGAAGCGCAAGGCCATCGACATGCTGGGCGATGAAAGCCGCTGGGAGGAGCTGTTCGACAAATATCCGGGCAAGCGGCCCGCGACCTCCGAGGAAGTGGCGGACCTCGTCGCCTTCCTCGCTTCGCCCCGCGCCGGCTACATCACCGGCACCAACGTGACCATCGATGGCGGCATCTCGGCCCGCGGCTCGGTCATCTGA
- a CDS encoding DUF1365 domain-containing protein: MMPPASALYSGTVVHHRVRPRAHRLSYKMFSLLLDLDELDALDGRLRLFSRNRFNVFGFRDRDYGDGSRTPLRVQVERHLAAAGIAFDGGPIRLLTMPRILGYAFNPLSVYFCYRRDGGLAAILYEVNNTFGERHSYLLPTDDPFAPTIRQRTDKRFFVSPFMDMDLTYQFRVQPPGARVGIGIATRDRSGLVLSATLASTRVELTDNALLNAFFSCPLLTLKVIGGIHWEALQIFLKGIGLRHRPPPPVHPVTVARSDT, translated from the coding sequence ATGATGCCCCCGGCCTCGGCCCTCTATTCCGGCACGGTGGTGCACCACCGGGTGCGGCCCCGCGCCCATCGCCTCAGCTACAAGATGTTCTCGCTGCTGCTGGACCTCGACGAACTCGACGCGCTCGATGGGCGGCTGCGCCTCTTCTCGCGCAACCGGTTCAACGTCTTCGGCTTCCGCGACCGGGACTATGGCGACGGATCGCGGACGCCGCTGCGGGTGCAGGTGGAGCGGCATCTTGCGGCCGCCGGCATCGCCTTCGATGGCGGGCCGATCCGGCTGCTCACCATGCCGCGCATCCTCGGCTATGCCTTCAATCCGCTCAGCGTCTATTTCTGCTACCGCCGCGACGGGGGTCTGGCTGCGATCCTCTATGAGGTGAACAACACCTTCGGCGAGCGGCACAGCTACCTGCTGCCGACGGACGATCCGTTCGCGCCGACCATTCGCCAGCGGACGGACAAGCGCTTCTTCGTTTCGCCCTTCATGGACATGGACCTGACCTACCAGTTCCGCGTGCAGCCGCCGGGCGCCCGGGTGGGCATCGGCATCGCGACCCGGGACCGTTCGGGGCTCGTCCTCTCCGCCACGCTTGCATCCACACGGGTTGAACTGACGGACAACGCGCTGCTCAACGCCTTCTTTTCCTGTCCGCTTCTGACCCTTAAGGTGATCGGTGGCATCCATTGGGAAGCCCTTCAGATCTTTCTGAAGGGCATCGGGTTGAGGCACCGCCCCCCTCCGCCCGTCCACCCCGTCACGGTTGCGCGTTCCGACACATGA
- a CDS encoding Zn-dependent hydrolase, with protein sequence MAYPLIDAGRVWNRLMALAEIGALSQGGVNRQALTLGEAEAWRLILDWARPLGFEPSTDAAGNLFLTLPGEDRSLPPVVAGSHIDTQPTGGKFDGAAGVLTAFEAAETLAAAGVPRGRDLVVVAWMNEEGSRFAPGMTGSEAFSATRPLAEIRARTDLAGITMGAELDRLHASFPDVPRRPLGFPVGAYVELHIEQGPVLEAQGKEIGIVTGMQGKRTFRITITGAEGHAGTLAMAERRDAIAAFGRMVVELNRQVGAHDALIKFTIGRVQVEPNAPSVIPGKVTFSIDMRHPDNAVLELLAERIRTICTAEAAPCAVTLDLLVNEPSNDFSPVLQQAIGAAAERHGYGAMPILSYAGHDSRHLAKRAPAAMIFIPCRDGISHAEAEWSEPAHVAAGAQVLCDVLADLLASSEMPSA encoded by the coding sequence ATGGCCTATCCTTTGATCGATGCCGGGCGGGTCTGGAACCGCCTGATGGCGCTGGCCGAGATCGGCGCGCTCTCGCAGGGCGGCGTCAATCGTCAGGCTTTGACCCTCGGCGAGGCCGAGGCCTGGCGGCTGATCCTCGACTGGGCGCGGCCGCTCGGCTTCGAGCCCTCCACCGACGCGGCGGGCAATCTGTTCCTCACCTTGCCGGGCGAGGATCGGAGCCTGCCGCCGGTGGTCGCCGGCAGCCACATCGACACCCAGCCCACCGGCGGCAAGTTCGATGGCGCGGCCGGCGTGCTGACCGCCTTCGAGGCCGCCGAAACGCTGGCGGCCGCCGGCGTGCCACGCGGGCGCGATCTGGTGGTGGTGGCCTGGATGAATGAGGAAGGCAGCCGCTTCGCCCCCGGCATGACGGGGTCGGAGGCTTTTTCCGCCACCCGTCCACTGGCCGAGATTCGCGCCCGCACGGATCTTGCCGGCATTACCATGGGCGCGGAGCTGGACCGGCTGCATGCCAGCTTCCCTGACGTGCCCCGACGCCCGCTGGGGTTCCCGGTGGGCGCCTATGTGGAGCTGCATATCGAGCAGGGGCCGGTGCTGGAGGCGCAGGGTAAGGAGATCGGCATCGTCACCGGGATGCAGGGCAAGCGCACGTTCCGCATCACCATCACCGGCGCCGAGGGCCATGCGGGCACGCTCGCCATGGCGGAGCGGCGCGATGCCATCGCCGCCTTCGGCCGCATGGTTGTGGAGCTGAACCGGCAGGTGGGCGCCCATGATGCGCTTATCAAGTTCACCATCGGCCGCGTGCAGGTGGAGCCCAACGCGCCCTCGGTCATTCCCGGCAAGGTCACGTTCAGCATCGACATGCGCCATCCCGACAATGCCGTGCTGGAGCTGCTGGCCGAGCGCATCCGCACCATCTGCACGGCGGAGGCAGCACCTTGCGCCGTGACGCTCGATCTGCTGGTCAACGAGCCGTCCAACGATTTCTCGCCGGTTCTCCAGCAGGCCATCGGTGCGGCGGCGGAACGGCACGGCTATGGCGCCATGCCCATCCTCTCTTATGCCGGGCACGATTCCCGCCACCTCGCCAAGCGCGCGCCGGCGGCGATGATCTTCATTCCCTGCCGCGATGGCATCAGCCACGCCGAGGCGGAATGGTCCGAGCCCGCGCATGTGGCGGCTGGCGCGCAGGTGCTCTGCGATGTCCTGGCCGATCTGCTCGCCTCTTCTGAAATGCCGTCTGCCTGA
- a CDS encoding NAD(P)/FAD-dependent oxidoreductase, whose translation MSSLRAPGADRPLRIAVIGSGISGLSAAWLLSSRHEVTLYEADRRIGGHSNTVDTPAGPVDTGFIVYNEAAYPNLTALFAHLNVPTKWSDMSLGVSLDRGRLEYSGDSLRKLFAQPANLVSGRFWTMLRDLLRFYREAPAAVAALEDTPLDVYLAAEGYSAAFRDDHLYPMAAAIWSTPAAEIGAYPAAAFIRFCINHGLLQVLNRPLWRTVDGGSREYVRRLLAPLGDRVRVGCAVRSVRRVSGLVDVTDQSGNRAFFDHVVIATHADQALRLLTDPTLTERQLLGAFRYSTNEAILHRDTSLMPKRKAVWSAWNYMSERDGDGARLSVTYWMNRLQGLPMDQPLFVTLNPPREPRAGTVLRRETYTHPTFNTEAMATQKQLWTIQGQHNTWYCGAHFGAGFHEDGLQAGLAVAEALGGVRRPWTVANESGRIFLQPREAAMPALEAAE comes from the coding sequence ATGAGTTCGCTGCGTGCACCCGGAGCCGACCGCCCCCTGCGCATCGCCGTCATCGGCAGCGGCATCTCCGGCCTGTCAGCCGCCTGGCTGCTGTCTTCGCGCCACGAGGTGACACTCTATGAGGCGGACCGGCGCATCGGCGGGCACAGCAACACTGTGGACACGCCGGCCGGCCCCGTGGACACCGGCTTCATCGTCTATAACGAGGCGGCCTATCCCAATCTCACGGCCCTTTTCGCCCATCTGAACGTGCCCACGAAATGGTCGGACATGTCGCTGGGCGTCTCCCTCGATCGGGGACGGCTTGAATATTCCGGCGACAGCCTGCGCAAGCTGTTCGCCCAACCCGCCAATCTGGTGAGCGGGCGCTTCTGGACCATGCTGCGTGACCTACTGCGCTTCTATCGCGAGGCCCCGGCCGCGGTGGCCGCGCTGGAGGATACGCCCCTTGACGTCTATCTCGCCGCCGAGGGCTACAGCGCCGCCTTCCGGGACGACCATCTCTATCCCATGGCCGCCGCCATCTGGTCGACGCCGGCGGCGGAGATCGGCGCCTATCCGGCGGCCGCCTTCATCCGTTTCTGCATCAATCACGGTCTGCTTCAGGTGCTCAACCGGCCGCTCTGGCGGACGGTGGACGGCGGCAGCCGGGAGTATGTCCGCCGCCTGCTCGCCCCCTTGGGCGACCGGGTGCGGGTGGGGTGCGCCGTGCGCAGCGTGCGCCGCGTTTCCGGTCTGGTGGACGTGACGGACCAGTCGGGCAACCGCGCCTTCTTCGATCACGTGGTCATCGCCACCCATGCGGACCAGGCGCTGCGCCTGCTCACCGACCCGACGCTGACCGAGCGCCAGTTGCTCGGAGCCTTCCGCTATTCCACCAACGAGGCCATCCTGCACCGGGACACGTCTCTGATGCCAAAGCGCAAGGCCGTGTGGTCTGCCTGGAACTACATGTCGGAGCGGGATGGGGACGGCGCGCGCCTCTCCGTGACCTACTGGATGAATCGTCTTCAGGGCCTGCCCATGGACCAGCCCCTCTTCGTGACCCTCAACCCGCCACGCGAGCCGCGCGCCGGCACCGTGCTGCGCCGCGAGACCTATACCCATCCCACCTTCAACACCGAGGCGATGGCGACCCAGAAGCAGCTCTGGACCATTCAGGGCCAGCACAACACCTGGTATTGCGGCGCCCATTTCGGGGCCGGCTTCCATGAGGACGGCTTGCAGGCGGGCCTCGCCGTGGCCGAGGCGCTCGGCGGCGTGCGGCGGCCGTGGACCGTGGCGAACGAATCCGGCCGCATCTTCCTCCAGCCACGTGAAGCGGCCATGCCGGCACTGGAGGCAGCCGAATGA
- a CDS encoding ABC transporter ATP-binding protein gives MTLASSSLPLPAEAAGPTASTSAADARPLLEMKGLSKSFANVTAVSGFEAAIAPGEFVTVVGPSGCGKSTLFNIVAGLEEPDSGSILRFEGRSCHARELLGKVSFMPQRDLLLPWRTVIDNAVIPMEIEGRSRKAARAEAREMLPEFGLAGFGDQYPHQLSGGMRQRVALMRTFMFKRELMLLDEPFGALDALTRTMMQRWLLEVWRKHRRTILFITHDVDEALFLGDRVLVMSARPGRVKLELPVSLPRPRSAELVTDPEFVRLKRILLEAIEEEAMKSFLAPGASGTH, from the coding sequence TTGACCCTCGCATCCAGCAGCCTCCCGCTTCCGGCCGAAGCGGCGGGTCCGACGGCCTCGACCTCCGCTGCGGACGCGCGTCCGCTTCTGGAGATGAAGGGACTGTCGAAAAGCTTCGCCAACGTCACCGCCGTTTCCGGCTTCGAGGCCGCCATCGCGCCGGGCGAGTTCGTCACCGTCGTCGGCCCCAGCGGCTGCGGAAAGAGCACCCTGTTCAACATCGTAGCCGGGCTGGAGGAGCCGGACAGCGGCAGCATCCTGCGCTTCGAGGGGCGCAGCTGCCATGCGCGCGAACTTCTGGGCAAGGTGTCCTTCATGCCCCAGCGCGACCTGCTCCTGCCCTGGCGAACGGTCATCGACAATGCCGTCATCCCGATGGAGATCGAGGGCCGCTCGCGGAAGGCCGCGCGGGCCGAGGCGCGCGAGATGCTGCCCGAGTTCGGGCTTGCCGGCTTCGGCGACCAGTATCCGCACCAGCTCTCCGGCGGCATGCGCCAGCGCGTGGCGCTCATGCGCACCTTCATGTTCAAGCGCGAGCTGATGCTGCTGGACGAGCCCTTCGGCGCGCTCGATGCGCTCACGCGCACCATGATGCAGCGCTGGCTGCTGGAGGTGTGGCGCAAGCACCGCCGCACCATCCTCTTCATCACCCACGATGTGGACGAGGCGCTGTTCCTCGGCGACCGCGTGCTCGTCATGTCGGCGCGGCCGGGCCGGGTGAAGCTGGAGCTTCCCGTCTCCCTGCCACGCCCACGCTCCGCCGAACTCGTCACGGACCCGGAATTCGTGCGCCTGAAGCGCATCCTGCTGGAAGCCATCGAGGAGGAGGCCATGAAGTCCTTCCTCGCCCCCGGCGCTTCCGGCACCCACTGA
- a CDS encoding ChrR family anti-sigma-E factor, with translation MTGEDKGIVNGRQVLHHPSDETLLAYAAGRLEVGPAVVTQSHLAFCSHCRERLRVFAAAGGALLDALPPTEMSDAALIETQARADAPAPPPPRSRPARRQPADVDLPSVLGAYDFGRWRWLGPGVKARHILLPGHRFTGARLLRIAPGSKIPEHGHTGTEFTQVIHGSFSDGHQDYRPGDFCEADSALDHEPVAGPEGDCICVAAIEGSMRFSGVIGRLMQPFVGF, from the coding sequence GTGACAGGCGAAGACAAAGGCATCGTGAACGGGCGTCAGGTGCTCCATCACCCGAGCGACGAGACGCTGCTGGCCTATGCGGCGGGGCGGCTTGAGGTCGGACCGGCGGTGGTCACCCAGAGCCATCTGGCATTCTGCTCCCATTGCCGGGAGCGGCTGCGGGTCTTTGCAGCCGCAGGCGGCGCCCTTCTTGACGCCCTTCCGCCCACGGAAATGTCCGACGCTGCGCTCATCGAGACGCAGGCGCGCGCGGATGCCCCCGCCCCGCCGCCGCCCCGCAGCCGTCCGGCGCGCCGGCAGCCCGCGGACGTGGACCTGCCGTCCGTTCTCGGAGCTTATGATTTCGGGCGATGGCGCTGGCTCGGGCCGGGCGTGAAGGCCCGGCACATTCTGCTGCCGGGTCATCGCTTCACCGGCGCCCGGCTGCTGCGGATCGCGCCGGGCTCCAAGATTCCCGAGCATGGGCACACCGGCACAGAGTTCACGCAGGTGATCCACGGCTCCTTCTCGGACGGCCATCAGGATTACCGGCCGGGCGATTTCTGCGAGGCGGACAGCGCCCTCGACCATGAGCCGGTGGCCGGGCCCGAGGGCGACTGCATCTGCGTCGCTGCCATCGAGGGCAGCATGCGCTTCAGCGGCGTCATCGGCCGCCTCATGCAGCCCTTCGTGGGATTCTGA
- a CDS encoding GntR family transcriptional regulator gives MVSDPPLCIPRKRMSARMSSIRAQDDAECAPFGQDGLRSAAPTLAEKLRGELETAIAAGRLEPGSRLDEQEIAARYGVSRTPVREAFRLLAASGLVELRGRQGAVVRSIGAHALIEMFQVMAEMEGLCARLAARRITPAQMDKLRAIHEKLEQVATLKDIDLFYDVNQEFHEALYEASANAFLADQTRRLRNQVAAYRRRVTRMPTRISDTLREHAEVIAAIADHDAERAHKAMRDHVNLLGDNLLDFLAAFG, from the coding sequence GTGGTGAGCGACCCGCCTTTATGTATACCGAGGAAGAGAATGAGTGCGCGAATGAGCAGTATCCGTGCACAGGATGACGCGGAGTGCGCGCCTTTTGGGCAAGACGGCCTCCGCAGCGCCGCGCCCACACTGGCCGAGAAGCTGCGCGGAGAGCTTGAGACCGCCATCGCCGCCGGGCGTCTTGAGCCCGGCAGCCGTCTCGATGAGCAGGAAATCGCTGCCCGCTATGGGGTTTCCCGCACGCCGGTGCGCGAGGCGTTCCGCCTTCTCGCCGCCAGCGGTCTGGTCGAACTGCGCGGCCGGCAAGGGGCGGTGGTGCGCTCAATTGGTGCGCATGCGCTGATCGAGATGTTTCAGGTGATGGCAGAGATGGAGGGGCTGTGTGCCCGCCTCGCCGCGCGGCGCATCACGCCGGCCCAGATGGACAAGCTGAGGGCCATCCACGAGAAGCTGGAACAGGTCGCAACCCTAAAGGACATCGACCTTTTCTACGACGTGAACCAGGAGTTTCACGAGGCGCTCTATGAGGCTTCGGCGAACGCCTTCCTAGCCGACCAGACCCGCCGGCTGCGCAATCAGGTGGCCGCTTATCGGCGCCGTGTCACCCGGATGCCGACCCGCATCTCGGATACCCTGCGCGAGCATGCGGAGGTGATTGCGGCGATTGCCGACCATGATGCGGAGCGGGCCCACAAGGCCATGCGGGACCATGTGAATCTGTTGGGCGATAATTTGCTGGATTTCCTCGCCGCCTTTGGATGA